One Thermus sp. CCB_US3_UF1 DNA window includes the following coding sequences:
- a CDS encoding type II toxin-antitoxin system HicA family toxin, which translates to MGKKRKLLEKLFALPPEMRYEDVEKVLVAFGFECVRSKGSHQQFRHPGGRMLTVPKRKGQTVTRTYLKQVIAALECVTGKTLEELIEEE; encoded by the coding sequence GTGGGTAAAAAGCGAAAGCTGCTGGAAAAGCTCTTCGCCCTACCCCCGGAGATGCGGTATGAAGACGTGGAAAAGGTGCTGGTAGCCTTCGGCTTTGAGTGCGTTCGCTCCAAGGGAAGCCACCAGCAGTTCCGCCATCCGGGAGGGCGTATGCTAACAGTCCCCAAACGAAAAGGCCAAACCGTGACCCGAACCTACCTCAAGCAGGTGATAGCCGCCCTGGAATGTGTCACGGGTAAGACCCTGGAAGAGCTGATAGAGGAAGAATGA
- a CDS encoding RNA-guided endonuclease InsQ/TnpB family protein, which produces MRTKRAIARIHRKVANQRDDFQHKLTAGWVAKYGLIATEALKVKNMTARGGSRKAGLNRAMLDVGIGDILRKLAYKAAEAGTRLVEVPTSKVKPSQTCPLCLRQEKKLLSQRVHQCPCGCEMPRDQAAALVMLRWALDPWEPGGGEGLTGPVELRNPDHAAIAVGRG; this is translated from the coding sequence ATGCGAACAAAAAGGGCTATCGCTCGCATACACCGGAAGGTTGCCAACCAGCGAGACGACTTCCAGCACAAGCTTACTGCTGGTTGGGTTGCGAAATATGGGCTCATTGCAACCGAGGCCCTCAAGGTCAAAAACATGACGGCAAGGGGTGGGAGCAGAAAGGCGGGTCTCAACCGGGCAATGCTTGACGTGGGGATCGGCGACATTCTACGGAAGCTGGCGTACAAAGCGGCAGAGGCTGGTACGCGGCTGGTAGAGGTGCCCACCTCAAAGGTCAAGCCCTCACAGACCTGTCCCCTCTGCCTACGCCAGGAGAAAAAACTACTCTCTCAACGTGTACACCAATGCCCTTGCGGGTGCGAGATGCCCCGCGACCAGGCCGCGGCCTTGGTCATGCTGAGATGGGCCTTAGACCCCTGGGAACCAGGGGGCGGGGAGGGGCTGACTGGCCCCGTTGAACTGCGAAACCCCGACCATGCCGCGATAGCGGTTGGTCGTGGGTAG
- a CDS encoding type II toxin-antitoxin system HicB family antitoxin yields the protein MRRQTWKENKPLEYYLNLRYPVLLVPEPEGGFTALLPDLEGCVSVGETEEEALANLEEARQLWIETAYEHGDEIPLPSSAKEYSGRILVRMPKSLHRRLDEEARAEGVSLNQFIVSLLSERLPLAVLKRELRVLKEEASPKNSMRART from the coding sequence ATGAGACGCCAAACTTGGAAGGAAAACAAGCCCCTTGAATACTACCTCAACCTGAGGTACCCCGTGCTGTTGGTCCCCGAACCCGAGGGGGGGTTTACTGCCCTTTTGCCAGACCTGGAGGGCTGCGTTTCTGTGGGTGAAACGGAAGAAGAAGCCCTAGCCAATCTGGAAGAGGCACGCCAGCTTTGGATAGAAACCGCCTACGAACACGGGGACGAAATCCCTCTTCCTTCCTCAGCCAAGGAATACAGCGGCAGGATTTTGGTGCGAATGCCCAAAAGCCTCCACCGCCGCCTGGATGAGGAAGCCCGGGCAGAAGGAGTAAGCCTGAACCAGTTTATCGTTAGCCTGCTTTCGGAGCGCCTTCCTCTTGCCGTGCTCAAAAGAGAGCTCCGCGTGCTCAAGGAAGAAGCTTCCCCCAAAAACTCAATGAGGGCCCGGACATAG
- a CDS encoding Swt1 family HEPN domain-containing protein, whose product MALSNREIVGRGLDLLRAGLAPFVEREYQRVYGEAWAEEALEVLKDRASLQDPDGQALLKLMDFRWNEVFDEKLGRWGRTLVKELLEVRNRFAHQNPFSLEDAHRALDTITRLLEMVAAEERAETNRMARELLRRRFEEEARREAEKAAKLPQAPTPSGLKPWREVVTPHADVASGRFTEAEFAADLAEVLQGEASPEYGDPLEFFRRTHFTGGLRQLLLNALRRLSGEGGDPVVELQTAFGGGKTHSMLALYHLFGGRVDPHEVPGLEEVLKEAGLARVPTARRAVLVGTALDPARPRPKPEGLLVHTLWGRWPTSSGGWRGTGWWRRGTGGAWPWDRTP is encoded by the coding sequence ATGGCGCTCAGCAACCGGGAAATCGTGGGCCGCGGCCTGGACCTCCTGAGGGCAGGCCTGGCCCCTTTTGTGGAACGGGAGTACCAAAGGGTTTACGGTGAGGCATGGGCCGAGGAGGCCCTCGAGGTCCTGAAGGACCGGGCAAGCCTCCAAGACCCCGACGGCCAGGCCCTCCTCAAGCTCATGGACTTCCGCTGGAACGAGGTCTTTGACGAGAAGCTGGGCCGTTGGGGCCGCACCCTGGTCAAGGAGCTCCTGGAGGTGCGCAACCGCTTCGCCCACCAGAACCCCTTTTCCCTGGAGGACGCCCACCGGGCCCTGGACACCATCACCCGCCTCCTGGAGATGGTGGCCGCCGAGGAAAGGGCCGAAACGAACCGCATGGCCCGCGAGCTCCTCCGCAGGCGGTTTGAGGAGGAGGCCCGGCGGGAAGCGGAAAAGGCCGCGAAGCTTCCCCAAGCCCCCACCCCCTCGGGGCTCAAGCCCTGGCGGGAGGTGGTCACCCCGCATGCGGACGTGGCCTCGGGCCGCTTCACCGAGGCGGAGTTCGCCGCCGACCTGGCCGAGGTGCTCCAGGGGGAGGCCAGCCCCGAGTACGGGGACCCCCTGGAGTTCTTCCGCCGCACCCACTTCACCGGGGGGCTCAGGCAGCTTTTGCTGAACGCCCTGAGGCGGCTCAGCGGGGAGGGGGGCGACCCGGTGGTGGAGCTCCAGACCGCCTTCGGTGGGGGCAAGACCCACTCCATGCTGGCCCTTTACCACCTCTTCGGGGGCCGGGTAGACCCCCACGAGGTGCCGGGCCTCGAGGAGGTGCTGAAGGAGGCCGGCCTGGCCCGGGTGCCCACGGCCCGCCGGGCGGTGCTGGTGGGCACCGCCCTGGACCCCGCCAGGCCCCGCCCCAAGCCCGAAGGCCTCCTGGTCCACACCCTTTGGGGGAGATGGCCTACCAGCTCGGGGGGGTGGAGGGGTACCGGCTGGTGGAGGAGGGGGACCGGCGGGGCGTGGCCCTGGGATCGGACACCCTGA
- a CDS encoding IS256-like element ISTth4 family transposase, with the protein MFNRGAHLSTRRCPVDQDTLRILLREAVRETVAEVLQTVLELDRTAFLQVHGGRRNGYYPRKLETTFGQVDLKVPRDRESRYYPAFLKPYVRRLVDVGEVAVALYAAGVSQRKAAEILSLLLGHRYSHETLSALTDEVLEAAGAFRTRPLPEEMAFVYLDGLSLKVFREGEGIVRESVYVALGIAPNGERRVLGFWLLPTESALGWEGVLGELWQRGLRRVLLFITDGLPGLPEAIRRVYPQAEWQRCVVHGVRWSLSQVRARDRGLLAEDLRRVYGAESREEALGALEEVKAAWGSRYPGVVGLWVQDSGAFLRFYGYPKVLWPYLRSTNLMERFIREVRRGTKVRDHKFPKEEAVYKLLYLESERQEGRWAERKLKGFSEVKEVLEKMLQERYAPRTQTLTHNS; encoded by the coding sequence GTGTTTAATAGGGGGGCACACCTTAGCACGAGGAGGTGCCCCGTGGACCAGGATACCTTGCGGATCTTGCTGAGGGAAGCGGTGCGGGAGACAGTAGCCGAGGTTCTGCAGACGGTTCTGGAGCTGGACCGGACGGCCTTCTTGCAGGTGCACGGAGGCCGCAGGAACGGCTACTACCCCCGCAAGCTGGAGACCACCTTCGGCCAGGTGGACCTGAAGGTCCCTAGGGATCGGGAATCTCGGTATTACCCGGCTTTCCTTAAGCCCTACGTCCGCCGCCTGGTGGACGTGGGGGAAGTGGCGGTAGCCCTTTACGCCGCCGGGGTCAGTCAGCGCAAGGCGGCCGAGATACTGAGCCTGCTCTTAGGCCACCGCTACTCCCACGAGACCCTGAGCGCCCTGACGGACGAGGTCCTGGAGGCGGCAGGAGCCTTCCGCACCCGGCCTTTGCCCGAGGAGATGGCCTTCGTCTACCTGGACGGGCTTTCCCTAAAGGTCTTCAGGGAAGGAGAAGGGATCGTACGGGAAAGCGTGTATGTGGCCCTGGGCATCGCCCCTAATGGGGAGAGGCGGGTCCTGGGGTTTTGGCTGTTGCCCACGGAGAGCGCCCTGGGATGGGAGGGGGTCCTGGGGGAGCTTTGGCAGCGGGGCCTGCGGCGGGTATTGCTCTTCATCACCGACGGGCTGCCCGGGCTTCCTGAAGCGATCCGCAGGGTCTACCCTCAGGCGGAATGGCAGCGGTGCGTGGTGCACGGGGTGCGGTGGAGCCTGTCCCAGGTGCGGGCGCGGGACCGGGGCCTGCTGGCGGAGGACCTGAGGCGGGTGTACGGGGCGGAGAGCCGGGAAGAAGCTCTTGGGGCCTTGGAGGAGGTGAAGGCCGCCTGGGGTTCGCGGTACCCGGGGGTGGTGGGGCTTTGGGTACAGGATTCGGGGGCCTTCCTGCGGTTCTACGGGTACCCCAAGGTGCTTTGGCCGTACCTGCGGAGCACCAACCTGATGGAGCGGTTTATCCGGGAAGTGCGGCGGGGGACGAAGGTGCGGGACCACAAGTTTCCTAAGGAAGAGGCGGTGTACAAGCTTCTTTACCTGGAGTCGGAGAGGCAGGAAGGGAGGTGGGCAGAACGGAAACTAAAGGGGTTCTCGGAGGTGAAGGAGGTGCTGGAGAAGATGCTTCAGGAGCGGTATGCCCCCCGTACACAGACTCTTACACATAACTCTTGA